Proteins encoded by one window of Sulfurospirillum barnesii SES-3:
- the dapE gene encoding succinyl-diaminopimelate desuccinylase, with the protein MIKTDELFLKLLRCVSITPEEGGSFSLIREYLNDFEAIEVNVEETKNLFLYKRFGEGPHLCFAGHLDVVPPGQGWQSDPFEPVVKEGVVYARGAQDMKSGVCAFVQALKQTKTFNGTLSALLTSDEEGDAKHGTIEVLKLLKERSFLPDYAIVAEPTSEKVFGDAIKVGRRGSINGVIEIRGKQGHAAYPEKAINPVHQIAPVLSKLAGHQLDAGDEFFAPSMMVITDIRGGMEVSNVTPQNLKIMFNVRNSTKTTAEAIDAYVKEVLNGLDFTLCLNQTAHPFVTCKDALIVKAVEKALLHVTHHSPKLSTAGGTSDARFFGAFGVATIECGVVNDTIHAPNECCPLSEVESLEAVFNHVIENFTKEEQ; encoded by the coding sequence ATGATAAAAACAGATGAACTTTTTTTAAAACTTTTACGATGTGTTTCGATTACACCCGAAGAGGGTGGCTCATTTTCGCTGATACGAGAGTATTTGAATGATTTTGAAGCGATTGAAGTGAATGTGGAAGAGACGAAAAATCTTTTTTTATACAAACGTTTTGGGGAAGGGCCACATCTTTGCTTTGCGGGGCATCTTGATGTGGTTCCTCCAGGGCAAGGCTGGCAGAGTGATCCTTTTGAGCCTGTGGTGAAAGAGGGTGTCGTGTATGCCAGAGGAGCGCAAGATATGAAAAGTGGCGTGTGTGCTTTTGTACAAGCGCTTAAACAGACAAAAACCTTTAATGGTACACTCTCAGCCCTTTTAACGAGTGATGAAGAGGGTGATGCGAAGCATGGAACGATAGAGGTGCTTAAGCTTTTAAAAGAGCGTTCATTTTTGCCTGATTATGCCATTGTGGCGGAACCAACATCTGAGAAAGTGTTTGGCGATGCGATAAAAGTAGGACGAAGAGGTTCCATTAATGGAGTGATTGAGATAAGAGGGAAGCAGGGGCATGCGGCTTATCCTGAAAAAGCCATCAACCCTGTGCATCAAATAGCTCCCGTTTTATCAAAACTTGCAGGACATCAACTCGATGCAGGAGATGAATTTTTTGCACCTTCAATGATGGTTATCACCGATATAAGAGGCGGTATGGAAGTGAGCAATGTCACCCCGCAAAATTTAAAAATTATGTTTAATGTACGAAACTCCACCAAAACGACGGCTGAGGCGATTGATGCGTATGTGAAAGAGGTTTTAAACGGGCTTGATTTTACGCTATGTTTGAATCAAACTGCACATCCTTTTGTTACATGTAAAGACGCTTTGATTGTTAAAGCGGTTGAAAAAGCACTCTTACATGTAACGCACCATTCGCCTAAACTTTCCACAGCAGGTGGCACAAGCGATGCACGCTTTTTTGGTGCATTTGGTGTAGCAACGATTGAATGTGGCGTGGTCAATGACACCATTCATGCCCCCAATGAGTGTTGTCCCTTAAGTGAAGTAGAATCTCTTGAAGCCGTTTTTAACCATGTGATAGAAAATTTTACAAAGGAAGAACAATGA
- a CDS encoding RidA family protein — MNVISTPNAPCAIGPYSQAIVANGMVFTSGQIALRPDGTFLEGDVIAQTTQVLENLSAVLTEAKSGLSRVVKTTIFLANMDDFASVNAVYGTFFGEHKPARSTVAVKTLPKNALVEIEAIALHA; from the coding sequence ATGAATGTTATCTCAACCCCAAATGCGCCCTGCGCCATTGGACCTTATTCTCAAGCGATTGTCGCTAATGGGATGGTTTTTACCTCAGGTCAAATTGCCCTGCGTCCTGATGGAACATTTTTAGAAGGCGATGTTATTGCTCAGACGACGCAAGTATTAGAAAATTTGAGCGCCGTGTTAACAGAGGCAAAGAGCGGTTTAAGTCGTGTGGTGAAAACAACTATTTTTTTAGCCAATATGGACGATTTCGCAAGTGTTAATGCCGTCTATGGAACTTTTTTTGGTGAGCATAAACCTGCACGCAGTACGGTGGCAGTAAAAACTTTGCCTAAGAACGCTTTGGTCGAGATTGAAGCGATTGCTTTACACGCTTAA
- a CDS encoding FAD-dependent oxidoreductase: MTKNHYDVLVIGGGISGAALFYELAKYTDIKRIALVEKYERLAKLNSAGTSNSQTIHCGDIETNYTLEKASKVKETAGMVSKYCLQYGYQDKFLFPHQKMAIGVGDTEVEYMLKRYEDFKGLYPYLEVFDKEKLSKIEPKLVFDQYGKERPENIVGVGVEGGQYSTVDFGQMTESLVEQAQKIEDKVADVFLNSQVTSITKLGDMHVVMTKDKTFTADFVVVNAGAHSLYLAHEMGYGMDLACLPVAGSFYMTKQKLLNGKVYMVQHPKLPFAALHGDPDILAEGCTRFGPTALVLPKLERYTGGTYLDFWQTLQFDTKVAKVFYDLMKDSDIRNYIFRNFFFEVPKYGKELFVKDARKIVPSLQVEDIEYAHHFGGVRPQVINKTEKKLMLGEASINPGTGIVFNMTPSPGATSCLGNARRDVRILCEYLGKTFNEELFKQELVD; the protein is encoded by the coding sequence ATGACAAAAAATCATTATGATGTCTTAGTTATTGGCGGCGGTATCTCAGGCGCAGCTCTGTTTTATGAGCTTGCAAAATATACAGATATTAAGCGTATTGCGCTTGTAGAGAAGTATGAGCGTTTAGCAAAACTTAATTCTGCTGGAACTTCCAATTCCCAAACCATTCACTGCGGTGACATAGAGACCAATTACACCTTAGAGAAAGCATCTAAAGTGAAAGAAACGGCGGGTATGGTTTCGAAGTATTGTTTGCAATACGGGTATCAAGATAAATTTTTGTTTCCACATCAAAAAATGGCCATTGGAGTAGGTGATACAGAAGTAGAGTATATGCTTAAGCGTTATGAGGATTTTAAAGGGCTTTATCCTTATTTAGAAGTCTTTGATAAAGAAAAACTTTCTAAGATTGAGCCAAAACTTGTCTTTGACCAGTATGGTAAAGAGCGTCCTGAAAATATTGTGGGTGTGGGTGTTGAGGGCGGACAGTACAGCACCGTTGATTTTGGGCAAATGACAGAAAGTTTGGTAGAACAAGCACAAAAAATTGAGGATAAAGTTGCCGATGTTTTTCTAAATTCTCAAGTGACAAGTATTACTAAACTGGGCGATATGCATGTGGTTATGACGAAAGATAAAACATTTACCGCTGATTTTGTGGTGGTCAATGCAGGGGCACACTCACTCTATCTTGCCCATGAAATGGGTTATGGAATGGATTTGGCGTGTTTACCCGTGGCTGGAAGCTTTTATATGACAAAGCAAAAGCTACTGAATGGTAAAGTCTATATGGTTCAACATCCAAAACTTCCTTTTGCAGCCTTGCATGGCGATCCTGATATTTTAGCAGAAGGATGTACCCGTTTTGGACCAACGGCTTTGGTGCTTCCAAAATTAGAGCGCTATACAGGGGGTACGTATCTTGATTTTTGGCAAACGCTTCAGTTTGATACCAAAGTGGCTAAAGTCTTTTATGATTTGATGAAAGATAGCGATATTCGCAACTATATTTTTAGAAACTTTTTCTTTGAAGTGCCAAAGTATGGAAAAGAACTCTTTGTTAAAGATGCACGTAAAATCGTTCCTTCTTTACAAGTAGAAGACATTGAATATGCGCATCACTTTGGAGGGGTTAGACCTCAAGTGATTAATAAAACGGAGAAAAAATTGATGTTAGGAGAAGCCAGCATCAATCCAGGTACGGGTATTGTTTTTAATATGACACCAAGTCCAGGGGCAACCAGTTGTTTAGGCAATGCACGTCGTGATGTACGTATTTTATGTGAATACCTCGGAAAAACCTTTAACGAAGAATTGTTCAAACAAGAACTCGTTGATTAA
- a CDS encoding class I SAM-dependent DNA methyltransferase gives MINPLDLYAKIESLIGFDAQYEMLYQNYLEILNALHVKRVLDVGCGNGRFLKHLKDNGFEALGIDRSTKMVERALALGVRASTKELCECEAESFECVVAIADVLNYIAPLEINAFLDDVALVLPKGGYFICDVNTLYGFEGVAEGVMYHDNGTQFLCVDATFANKELLTKIVLFEKEHELYRKEEGSITQYFHPLSFFKKLISFKLVSTRPIILFGDEPDKTLLIFQKR, from the coding sequence ATGATAAATCCTCTTGATCTCTACGCAAAAATTGAATCACTGATTGGCTTTGATGCTCAGTATGAAATGCTTTACCAAAACTATTTAGAGATTTTAAATGCGTTACATGTAAAGCGTGTTTTAGATGTGGGGTGTGGCAATGGAAGGTTTTTAAAGCACCTCAAAGATAATGGATTTGAGGCATTAGGCATTGACAGAAGTACTAAAATGGTGGAGCGAGCGCTTGCGTTAGGGGTGCGTGCTTCAACTAAGGAGCTTTGTGAATGTGAAGCGGAGAGTTTTGAGTGTGTGGTCGCCATTGCGGATGTTCTCAATTATATTGCACCTTTAGAGATAAACGCTTTTTTAGATGATGTGGCGTTGGTTTTACCCAAAGGAGGTTATTTTATTTGTGATGTTAATACGCTTTATGGCTTTGAAGGGGTTGCTGAGGGTGTTATGTACCACGACAATGGTACACAGTTTTTGTGCGTTGATGCAACATTTGCTAACAAAGAGCTCTTAACAAAAATTGTGCTTTTTGAAAAAGAGCATGAACTATACCGAAAGGAAGAGGGAAGTATTACTCAGTATTTTCACCCACTCTCTTTTTTTAAAAAACTCATATCCTTTAAACTGGTTTCAACCAGACCCATCATTCTTTTTGGGGATGAGCCTGATAAAACCCTTTTAATTTTTCAAAAGCGTTAA
- a CDS encoding GNAT family N-acetyltransferase translates to MWFVEQAKLSELEDLSALLAILFSQESEFTPNLELQCKGLEMILEEPSMGTIFVLKSEAKIVGMVTLLWSISTALGGKVAWLEDMIVKPAYQHKGGGSLLLSAAITHAKASHCKRITLLTDTDNINAQTFYKRLGFTHSSMSAMRFLMV, encoded by the coding sequence ATGTGGTTTGTTGAACAAGCTAAGCTCTCTGAATTAGAAGATTTATCAGCCTTACTTGCAATTCTTTTTTCTCAAGAAAGCGAGTTTACACCCAATCTTGAGCTTCAATGCAAAGGGCTAGAGATGATTTTAGAAGAGCCTTCGATGGGAACTATTTTTGTGTTGAAATCTGAGGCGAAAATAGTAGGAATGGTAACATTATTGTGGAGTATCAGTACAGCACTGGGTGGAAAAGTCGCATGGTTGGAAGATATGATTGTAAAACCAGCCTATCAACATAAAGGAGGAGGAAGTCTCCTTTTATCCGCTGCTATCACCCATGCAAAAGCTTCACATTGCAAACGCATTACTTTGCTTACCGATACAGACAATATTAACGCACAAACGTTTTATAAGCGGTTGGGTTTTACACACTCTTCAATGTCTGCAATGCGTTTTCTAATGGTGTAA
- a CDS encoding chemotaxis protein CheX, translated as MTNTIQHSILIFHYNETILENRNTVLCNTIVGQYASFKERGIKGIFISLKNAPYSPLVKEDPHLGNLVKQLEKVSHKIDIPIAIGDYKKDVFAYLKHLSTTTSLKLFQNIHIALLFFNPSTVKKELDVLIYDEDKENANKITRELSKLGYSIVQANDAEEFRIKASAKKYDMTITHTVINHAKENTSQTASLGLSKQLIINLPVFIDTAVNSLVTMTGLEAQKIKHEIRPFNEKIPPQTIIAAMKFKGDISGIFFLIFPKELALIALEAMLGEAVSSDDTAGIVDGVAEFCNIITGAAKVIFSNKNLKVLFELPKTYLSLQVALSDTLGSNGVWIDMQLDEKPFYMFITK; from the coding sequence ATGACAAATACCATTCAGCATTCCATTTTAATTTTTCATTACAATGAAACGATTTTAGAAAATCGTAACACTGTTTTATGCAATACCATTGTAGGGCAGTATGCCTCTTTTAAAGAACGAGGTATTAAAGGGATTTTTATTTCTCTCAAAAATGCGCCTTATTCTCCTCTGGTCAAAGAAGATCCGCATTTGGGAAATCTTGTCAAACAACTCGAAAAAGTAAGCCATAAAATAGACATTCCTATTGCCATTGGGGACTACAAAAAAGATGTTTTTGCTTATCTCAAACACTTAAGTACAACAACCTCTCTTAAGCTCTTCCAAAACATACACATTGCACTTTTGTTTTTCAATCCTAGTACCGTAAAAAAAGAGTTAGATGTTTTAATTTATGATGAAGATAAAGAGAATGCAAATAAAATCACCCGTGAACTCTCAAAACTAGGTTATTCTATCGTACAAGCCAATGATGCAGAAGAGTTTCGTATCAAAGCATCGGCTAAAAAATACGATATGACCATTACCCACACGGTGATTAACCATGCGAAGGAGAATACATCTCAAACAGCAAGTTTAGGGCTCTCAAAACAATTAATTATCAATTTACCTGTTTTTATTGATACGGCTGTAAACTCACTGGTCACGATGACAGGACTGGAAGCTCAAAAAATCAAGCATGAAATCAGACCTTTTAATGAAAAAATTCCACCTCAAACCATTATTGCAGCGATGAAATTTAAAGGAGATATTAGCGGTATATTCTTTCTCATATTTCCAAAAGAGCTTGCGCTTATTGCACTTGAAGCAATGTTAGGAGAGGCTGTTTCGTCTGATGATACGGCGGGTATTGTTGATGGTGTGGCGGAATTTTGTAATATCATTACAGGAGCAGCGAAAGTTATCTTCTCCAACAAGAATCTTAAAGTTCTTTTTGAACTTCCTAAAACCTATCTCTCACTACAAGTAGCACTTTCTGATACCTTAGGTTCGAATGGTGTTTGGATTGATATGCAATTGGATGAAAAACCTTTTTACATGTTTATCACCAAATAA
- the pyk gene encoding pyruvate kinase, whose amino-acid sequence MDKKTKILATVGPASDSVEILEGLIKAGVNVFRLNFSHGSHEYHASTLAKIREAEAKVGKKVGVLQDICGPKIRVGKLEEDFMLVAGDKLHFSKEEIVGKKVKEGEYELCINQPQILAMLKEGEYIYLYDGNIRARVIEAGKKIVTEVENSGKLSSNKGVNFPNTVINIEVITPKDEADLLWGAQNGVDFVAVSFVQNANDILHVRNILKEHKSRAHIFAKIEKFDAVEKIDEILEVSDGIMVARGDLGIEVPYYKVPSIQKKIIAKANAASKPVITATQMLLSMAEKEMATRAEISDVANAVLDGTDAVMLSEESAIGVNPIHVVEVMAATIRETESIYPYGKFEVYPFLDETDIISSSTARLADRLGVEAMISLTSSGKSAKKLARYRIRADIYAVTHDERIARSLTIAWGIKPIMNIDTSNLNVMIGQTLQRGIEKGLIDKEKTYIVTAGHPSGVEGSTNFIRILKKDQIEYYTDMVL is encoded by the coding sequence ATGGACAAAAAGACAAAGATTTTAGCAACCGTTGGTCCTGCAAGTGATAGCGTAGAAATTTTAGAGGGCTTAATTAAGGCAGGAGTAAATGTATTTCGTCTCAATTTTAGCCACGGAAGCCATGAATACCATGCAAGTACTTTAGCAAAAATTAGAGAAGCCGAAGCAAAAGTGGGCAAAAAAGTGGGGGTATTGCAAGATATTTGTGGTCCTAAGATTCGTGTGGGAAAATTAGAAGAAGATTTTATGCTCGTAGCAGGAGATAAACTCCACTTTAGTAAAGAGGAAATTGTTGGAAAAAAAGTCAAAGAGGGGGAGTATGAACTTTGCATCAATCAACCTCAAATCCTAGCGATGCTTAAAGAGGGTGAGTATATTTATCTTTACGATGGAAATATTCGTGCACGGGTGATAGAAGCAGGTAAGAAAATTGTCACAGAAGTGGAAAACAGCGGTAAACTTTCCTCAAATAAAGGGGTAAATTTCCCTAACACGGTGATTAACATTGAAGTAATTACACCTAAAGATGAAGCAGATCTTTTATGGGGTGCGCAAAATGGGGTTGATTTTGTGGCTGTTTCGTTTGTACAAAATGCCAATGACATTTTACATGTAAGAAATATTTTAAAAGAGCATAAATCCCGTGCGCATATTTTTGCCAAAATTGAAAAGTTTGATGCTGTTGAGAAAATTGATGAAATTTTAGAAGTGAGTGATGGAATTATGGTGGCTCGTGGAGATTTAGGAATTGAAGTTCCTTACTATAAAGTGCCAAGCATCCAAAAGAAAATTATTGCTAAAGCCAATGCTGCTTCAAAACCTGTTATTACGGCAACTCAAATGTTGCTTTCCATGGCAGAAAAAGAGATGGCAACACGGGCTGAAATTAGCGATGTTGCGAACGCAGTACTTGATGGAACGGATGCGGTGATGCTCTCCGAAGAGAGTGCCATTGGGGTCAATCCTATTCACGTTGTTGAAGTTATGGCCGCAACGATTAGGGAGACAGAAAGCATCTATCCGTATGGAAAATTTGAGGTTTATCCTTTCTTAGATGAAACCGATATTATCTCTTCTTCCACAGCGAGGTTAGCAGATCGTTTGGGTGTTGAAGCGATGATTTCACTCACAAGTTCAGGAAAATCCGCTAAAAAATTGGCACGGTATCGCATTCGTGCTGATATTTATGCGGTTACACATGATGAGAGAATCGCACGATCTCTAACCATTGCATGGGGCATTAAACCTATTATGAACATCGATACAAGCAATTTAAATGTGATGATTGGACAAACCCTTCAAAGAGGCATTGAAAAGGGTTTGATTGATAAAGAAAAAACCTATATTGTCACTGCAGGGCATCCATCAGGGGTTGAGGGAAGCACTAATTTTATTCGTATTTTGAAAAAAGACCAAATTGAATATTATACGGATATGGTTCTTTAA
- the rplU gene encoding 50S ribosomal protein L21 yields the protein MYAIIKNGGKQYKVQEGDYLNVDKLDAQPKEKIVVTEVLAVNNGELKVGAPFVNGATVELEVVTEGKDKKVITFKKRRRKDSKVKRGFRRQYTRVKVVSIKA from the coding sequence ATGTATGCAATTATTAAAAATGGCGGGAAGCAATATAAAGTTCAAGAAGGCGACTATTTAAATGTCGATAAACTTGACGCTCAGCCAAAAGAGAAAATAGTAGTGACGGAAGTTTTAGCTGTGAATAACGGCGAACTTAAAGTGGGTGCCCCATTCGTCAATGGTGCTACAGTAGAACTTGAAGTTGTTACTGAAGGCAAAGACAAAAAAGTTATTACTTTCAAAAAACGTAGACGTAAAGACTCAAAAGTTAAACGTGGTTTTAGACGACAATATACTCGAGTAAAAGTTGTAAGCATTAAAGCTTAA
- the rpmA gene encoding 50S ribosomal protein L27 has product MAHKKGQGSTQNNRDSAGRRLGVKKFGGEFVRAGNIIIRQRGTKVHVGSNVGIGVDHTIFALVDGFVQFQRKDKTRNKVSVIPAN; this is encoded by the coding sequence ATGGCTCACAAGAAAGGTCAAGGAAGTACCCAGAATAATAGAGACTCAGCTGGACGTAGACTGGGTGTTAAAAAATTCGGTGGTGAATTTGTACGCGCAGGCAATATTATTATTCGCCAACGTGGAACAAAAGTACATGTAGGAAGTAACGTAGGTATTGGTGTAGATCACACTATCTTCGCATTAGTTGATGGTTTTGTACAATTCCAACGTAAAGATAAAACACGAAACAAAGTTTCTGTTATCCCCGCAAACTAA
- the obgE gene encoding GTPase ObgE: protein MFIDNVLLTLSSGKGGPGCVSFRREKHVIQGGPDGGDGGKGGNIYFQVDKNTHTLSHFRNNQHLKAKNGEQGMGRKMYGKSGEHLVIIVPPGTQVIDAQTNEVLLDLVEEGDKKLFLEGGIGGLGNTHFKSSTNQRPEFAQPGRPGLSKTIRLELKLIADVGLVGFPNVGKSTLISVVSNAEPEIANYEFTTLTPKLGVVVTEDYRSYVMADIPGIIEGASDGKGLGIEFLRHIERTKFLLFMIDLANYRSLEEQYETLKKELQKFSTSLSQRDYAIALTRCDTLTPEEINEKVDFFLNLLGLKRNDLAQKYKAREDLHSYCQDVYERDGNLPFFVMPLSSVSKINVDPIKYALSDVIRKVRDEESRC, encoded by the coding sequence ATGTTTATTGATAATGTACTACTCACTTTAAGCTCTGGAAAAGGTGGTCCTGGTTGCGTTTCTTTCCGTAGAGAAAAACATGTGATTCAAGGTGGTCCTGATGGTGGGGATGGTGGAAAGGGTGGAAATATTTATTTTCAAGTCGATAAAAATACCCATACGCTATCTCATTTCCGAAATAACCAACACCTCAAGGCCAAAAATGGTGAGCAAGGTATGGGACGTAAAATGTATGGTAAATCGGGCGAGCATTTAGTGATTATTGTTCCACCTGGCACACAAGTGATTGATGCACAGACCAATGAGGTGTTGCTTGACCTTGTAGAAGAGGGTGATAAAAAACTCTTTTTAGAAGGAGGCATTGGAGGGCTTGGTAACACACACTTTAAAAGTTCAACCAATCAACGCCCCGAATTTGCACAACCAGGTCGACCAGGTCTTAGTAAAACTATTCGCTTGGAATTAAAATTAATTGCTGATGTGGGACTTGTTGGATTTCCAAATGTAGGTAAATCAACACTAATTTCTGTGGTCTCCAATGCAGAGCCTGAAATTGCAAATTATGAGTTTACAACACTTACACCTAAATTAGGGGTCGTTGTCACGGAGGATTATCGTTCGTATGTGATGGCCGATATCCCAGGAATCATTGAAGGTGCAAGCGATGGAAAAGGGTTGGGTATTGAATTTTTACGCCATATTGAGCGTACTAAATTTTTACTTTTTATGATAGATTTAGCAAACTACCGTAGTCTTGAAGAACAGTATGAGACATTAAAAAAAGAGTTGCAAAAATTTTCTACTTCATTATCACAGCGAGATTATGCTATTGCACTTACCCGTTGTGATACGCTTACTCCTGAAGAGATTAATGAAAAAGTAGATTTCTTTTTAAATCTTTTAGGTTTAAAGCGTAATGATTTGGCACAAAAATATAAAGCCAGAGAGGATTTGCATTCGTATTGTCAAGATGTGTATGAAAGAGATGGCAACTTACCCTTCTTTGTTATGCCACTTTCCTCTGTATCAAAGATCAATGTGGATCCTATTAAATATGCATTATCTGATGTTATTCGAAAGGTTCGGGATGAAGAGAGTCGTTGTTAA
- the proB gene encoding glutamate 5-kinase — protein sequence MKRVVVKVGTHVLSEQNRLCKERILNLVEFLVALMEKYEVILVSSGAVAAGYSILKLDKKLLHNRQAIAAVGQPQLMATYNKKLERFGKSGAQLLLTADDFDSRKRCYHAKCTIDTLLENGILPIINENDATATEELVFGDNDQLSSRVAYYFGADLLILLSDIDGYYDKDPHKYEDAKMRKIVHEIEPSELEMEKSAHFAFATGGIVTKLKAAQFLLEHQKSMFIASGFDLSDVKSYMLEGVHNGGTLFTCKD from the coding sequence ATGAAGAGAGTCGTTGTTAAAGTTGGTACACACGTTTTAAGTGAACAAAACCGTTTATGTAAAGAGCGCATTTTAAATTTAGTTGAATTTTTAGTAGCCCTCATGGAAAAGTACGAAGTCATTTTGGTCTCTTCGGGTGCTGTGGCTGCTGGGTATTCCATTTTGAAGTTGGACAAAAAGTTACTCCACAACCGTCAAGCGATTGCTGCTGTGGGACAACCCCAACTGATGGCAACTTACAATAAAAAACTTGAACGATTTGGTAAAAGTGGAGCGCAATTACTTCTTACAGCCGATGATTTTGACTCACGTAAACGCTGTTATCATGCTAAATGTACAATTGATACTTTGTTGGAAAATGGCATCTTACCGATTATTAATGAAAACGATGCCACGGCAACGGAAGAGCTTGTTTTTGGGGATAATGACCAACTCTCTTCTCGGGTCGCGTACTATTTTGGTGCAGATTTATTGATTTTACTCTCCGATATTGATGGCTACTACGATAAAGACCCCCATAAATATGAGGATGCAAAAATGCGAAAAATTGTCCATGAAATTGAACCCTCAGAACTTGAAATGGAAAAATCAGCTCATTTTGCTTTTGCAACGGGTGGCATTGTGACCAAACTCAAAGCAGCGCAATTTTTGTTGGAGCACCAAAAATCAATGTTTATTGCCAGTGGATTTGATTTGAGCGATGTGAAAAGTTATATGCTAGAAGGTGTTCATAACGGTGGAACCCTTTTTACATGTAAGGATTAA
- the fmt gene encoding methionyl-tRNA formyltransferase has protein sequence MRVVFMGTPSYATTILEALCNEPSIEVTLLVTQEDKPVGRKQLLTPPHTKAWLLEQGLHVEIFQPKTLRSKEAQEKISAYHPDFIVVAAYGQILPRDILDIAPCINLHASLLPKYRGASPIQSALLSGEVYTGVTSILMEEGLDTGAMLGFSYLKIEPEHNASFLFDTLSDCAAQLTLRTLKNFSSLLPIKQESANATHCKKIKKEDGLISFALDASEIVKRFKALSPWPGIFLASGLKLIEMKHIDSTNNETFGLISEVTSEGIILTCKTGKLLLKTLQPVSKSAMSARDYIRGKRLNCGDSLV, from the coding sequence ATGCGTGTTGTTTTTATGGGAACACCTTCGTATGCAACAACCATTTTAGAAGCGTTGTGTAATGAACCTTCGATTGAGGTTACGCTTTTAGTGACACAAGAAGATAAACCTGTAGGTCGAAAACAACTTTTAACGCCGCCCCATACCAAAGCATGGCTTTTAGAACAGGGTTTACATGTAGAGATTTTCCAGCCAAAAACCCTGCGTTCCAAAGAGGCGCAAGAGAAAATTTCTGCGTACCATCCCGATTTTATTGTGGTTGCTGCCTATGGGCAAATTTTACCTCGAGACATACTCGATATTGCTCCTTGTATCAACCTTCATGCTTCTTTGCTTCCTAAGTACAGAGGAGCAAGTCCTATTCAATCGGCTCTTCTTTCGGGCGAAGTATATACTGGAGTAACTTCCATACTCATGGAAGAGGGGCTTGACACGGGTGCAATGCTAGGATTTTCGTATCTCAAAATTGAGCCAGAGCATAATGCATCTTTTTTATTTGATACTTTATCGGACTGTGCAGCACAATTGACATTAAGAACCCTGAAAAACTTCTCTTCTCTTTTGCCAATCAAGCAAGAAAGTGCGAATGCAACCCATTGTAAAAAAATAAAAAAAGAGGATGGTCTCATCTCTTTTGCCTTAGATGCTTCTGAAATTGTGAAGCGTTTTAAAGCACTTTCTCCTTGGCCTGGGATTTTTTTAGCATCAGGTTTAAAGTTGATAGAAATGAAGCACATTGATAGCACCAACAATGAGACGTTTGGTTTGATTAGTGAGGTAACATCTGAGGGAATTATACTTACATGTAAAACAGGCAAACTACTACTTAAAACGCTCCAGCCCGTCTCTAAAAGTGCTATGAGTGCGAGGGATTATATTCGCGGAAAAAGGTTGAACTGTGGTGATTCACTGGTTTGA
- a CDS encoding biotin--[acetyl-CoA-carboxylase] ligase, with the protein MVIHWFETLASTHQYLITALREGTLYAPYAIGTKRQTQGIGSRGNRWIGEEGNFFFSFCIEEKYLPHDLPLASVSIYFSSLMKDVLASYGSKVWLKWPNDFYLKEKKIGGMITTKIGSTIVGSIGLNIAMAPPEFGCLDVCIAPLELAERFIGEVGQKKSWKKVFSNYKIEFDENRNFSFHLDGKLVSLKDAVLCDDGSIELENKKVYSLR; encoded by the coding sequence GTGGTGATTCACTGGTTTGAAACACTTGCATCAACGCATCAATATTTAATCACTGCGTTGCGTGAGGGTACACTTTATGCACCTTATGCTATCGGTACTAAACGCCAGACACAAGGGATTGGGAGTAGAGGTAATCGTTGGATAGGCGAAGAAGGTAATTTTTTTTTCTCATTCTGTATTGAAGAAAAATATTTACCTCACGATTTACCTTTAGCTTCTGTTTCTATCTATTTTTCTTCCTTAATGAAAGACGTTTTAGCATCGTATGGCTCGAAAGTATGGCTGAAGTGGCCTAATGATTTTTATTTGAAAGAGAAAAAAATTGGTGGCATGATTACCACAAAAATTGGAAGCACTATTGTAGGTTCAATTGGGCTAAATATTGCTATGGCTCCACCAGAATTTGGATGTTTGGATGTTTGCATTGCTCCTTTAGAGTTAGCCGAGCGTTTTATTGGCGAAGTGGGACAAAAGAAATCGTGGAAGAAAGTTTTTAGTAATTATAAGATAGAATTTGATGAAAATCGAAATTTTTCTTTCCACTTAGATGGGAAATTGGTCTCTTTAAAAGATGCGGTATTGTGTGATGATGGCTCTATTGAGCTAGAAAATAAAAAGGTGTACAGTTTACGATGA